The following proteins come from a genomic window of Streptococcus oralis:
- a CDS encoding TrkH family potassium uptake protein — protein MLFKSFLEKINTTLARLSPARRIFLSFALVIFLGSLLLSLPFVQAATSQATYFDHLFTTVSMVCVTGLFTQPVASTYNIWGQLICMILIQIGGLGLMTFIGIFYIQGKQKLSLRGRETIQESFSYGETQSLKDFIRSIFLTTFLVEGIGAFLLSFRFIPEFGWGRGILTSIFLAISAFCNAGFDNFGSTSLVAFQTDPLINLVIAGLIITGGLGFMVWFDLATQFGKRKKRRLRFHTKLVLLLTAGILLFGTVSTLLIEWNNPGTIGNLSAPEKLLVSFFQTVSMRTAGFASIDYTQARPVTLLIYILQMFLGGAPGGTAGGLKITTFFVLLVFARSELLGLPHANVARRTIEPRTVQKSFSVFIIFLLTFLLGLILLGITAEGNPRFIYLMFETISALATVGVTANLTPELGKIALSIVMLLMFIGRIGPLTLLVSVAEYQPDKKDTIHYMKADITIG, from the coding sequence ATGTTATTCAAATCTTTTTTGGAAAAAATAAATACGACTCTGGCTCGGTTATCACCAGCCCGTCGCATCTTTTTAAGTTTTGCCCTAGTGATCTTCTTGGGTTCTCTCCTTTTAAGCCTTCCCTTTGTGCAAGCAGCAACGTCACAAGCGACCTACTTTGACCATCTCTTTACGACGGTGTCCATGGTCTGTGTGACAGGGCTCTTCACCCAGCCGGTGGCTTCGACTTATAATATCTGGGGCCAGTTGATCTGTATGATTTTGATCCAGATTGGTGGTTTGGGGCTCATGACCTTTATCGGAATCTTTTATATCCAAGGCAAGCAAAAGCTCAGCCTTCGTGGTCGTGAGACTATTCAAGAAAGTTTCAGTTATGGAGAAACCCAGTCTCTAAAGGACTTCATCCGCTCAATCTTTCTGACGACTTTTCTGGTGGAAGGAATTGGTGCCTTTCTCTTGAGTTTCCGCTTTATTCCTGAATTTGGCTGGGGACGAGGGATTTTAACCTCTATCTTTTTGGCTATTTCAGCTTTCTGCAATGCTGGATTTGATAATTTTGGTAGTACGAGTTTGGTAGCCTTTCAAACGGATCCCTTGATCAATCTAGTGATTGCAGGTTTGATTATCACGGGTGGGCTAGGATTTATGGTCTGGTTTGATTTAGCGACCCAGTTTGGAAAAAGGAAAAAACGCCGCCTACGTTTCCATACCAAGTTGGTTCTCCTTTTAACGGCGGGAATTTTGCTCTTTGGAACCGTATCGACTCTCTTAATTGAGTGGAACAATCCTGGGACGATTGGAAATCTCAGCGCTCCAGAGAAACTGCTAGTTAGTTTCTTCCAGACCGTCAGCATGAGAACGGCTGGTTTTGCTTCCATTGACTACACCCAGGCTCGACCAGTTACCTTACTGATCTACATCTTGCAGATGTTTCTGGGCGGGGCACCTGGAGGGACAGCAGGGGGGCTCAAGATTACGACCTTTTTTGTCTTGTTGGTCTTTGCCCGTAGCGAACTATTGGGCTTGCCTCATGCCAATGTGGCTCGGAGGACCATTGAACCCCGAACCGTGCAAAAATCTTTCAGTGTCTTTATTATCTTCTTGCTGACCTTCTTGCTGGGCTTGATCCTACTAGGGATAACAGCAGAAGGAAATCCGCGCTTTATCTACCTCATGTTTGAGACCATTTCAGCCCTTGCGACAGTTGGGGTGACGGCAAATTTAACGCCGGAGCTAGGCAAGATAGCCCTCAGCATCGTTATGTTGTTGATGTTTATCGGTCGTATTGGTCCCTTGACACTACTGGTCAGTGTAGCAGAATACCAGCCAGACAAGAAAGATACGATTCACTATATGAAAGCAGATATCACCATTGGGTAA
- a CDS encoding potassium channel family protein — MSDRTIGILGLGIFGSSVLAALAKHDMNIIAIDDHEERINQFEPVLARGVVGDITDEELLLSAGIDTCDTVVVATGENLESSVLAVMHCKSLGVPTVIAKVKSHTAKKVLEKIGADAVISPEFEMGRSLAQTILFHNSVDVFQLDKNVSIVEMKIPQSWVGKSLSQLDLRGRYNLNVLGFRAYENAPLDVQFGPNDLLQADTYIMAVINNQHLDTLAELSE; from the coding sequence ATGTCAGATCGGACAATTGGAATTTTAGGCTTGGGAATTTTTGGGAGCAGTGTTTTGGCTGCCCTAGCCAAGCATGACATGAATATCATTGCTATTGATGACCACGAGGAACGCATTAATCAATTTGAACCCGTGCTGGCCCGTGGGGTAGTTGGGGATATCACGGATGAAGAACTCCTTCTATCAGCGGGGATTGACACCTGTGATACCGTAGTTGTCGCAACGGGTGAAAATCTGGAGTCCAGTGTTCTCGCGGTTATGCACTGTAAGAGTCTAGGAGTGCCGACCGTCATTGCCAAGGTCAAAAGCCATACAGCTAAAAAGGTGTTGGAAAAAATTGGTGCAGACGCAGTCATTTCACCAGAGTTTGAGATGGGGCGCTCATTGGCGCAGACCATCCTCTTTCATAACAGCGTAGACGTCTTTCAGCTGGACAAGAATGTATCGATTGTCGAGATGAAAATCCCTCAATCGTGGGTAGGTAAAAGTCTCAGTCAGTTAGATCTACGTGGGCGATACAATCTCAATGTACTAGGTTTTCGTGCCTACGAAAACGCTCCTCTGGATGTCCAATTCGGACCTAATGACCTCTTGCAGGCAGATACCTATATCATGGCCGTCATTAATAACCAACATTTGGACACCCTGGCTGAACTGAGTGAGTAG
- the rpsD gene encoding 30S ribosomal protein S4, which translates to MSRYTGPSWKQARRLGLSLTGTGKELARRNYVPGQHGPNNRSKLSEYGLQLAEKQKLRFTYGVGEKQFRNLFVQATKIKGGILGFNFMLLLERRLDNVVYRLGLATTRRQARQFVNHGHILVDGKRVDIPSYRVTPGQVISVREKSLKVPAILEAVEATLGRPAFVSFDAEKLEGSLTRLPERDEINPEINEALVVEFYNKML; encoded by the coding sequence ATGTCACGTTATACAGGACCATCTTGGAAACAAGCTCGTCGCCTTGGCCTTTCACTTACAGGTACAGGTAAAGAATTGGCACGTCGTAACTACGTACCAGGACAACACGGACCAAACAACCGTTCTAAATTGTCAGAATACGGTTTGCAATTGGCTGAAAAACAAAAACTTCGCTTCACTTACGGTGTAGGTGAAAAACAATTCCGTAACTTGTTCGTACAAGCTACAAAAATCAAAGGTGGAATCCTAGGTTTCAACTTCATGCTTCTTTTGGAACGCCGTTTGGATAACGTTGTTTACCGTCTTGGCCTTGCGACTACTCGTCGTCAAGCTCGTCAATTCGTAAACCACGGTCACATCCTTGTTGACGGAAAACGCGTTGATATCCCATCATACCGTGTAACTCCAGGTCAAGTGATCTCAGTTCGTGAAAAATCATTGAAAGTTCCAGCAATCCTTGAAGCAGTAGAAGCTACTCTTGGACGTCCAGCATTCGTATCATTCGACGCTGAAAAATTGGAAGGTTCATTGACTCGCTTGCCAGAACGCGACGAAATCAACCCAGAAATCAACGAAGCACTTGTCGTTGAATTCTACAACAAAATGCTTTAA
- a CDS encoding toxic anion resistance protein, translated as MTEFNFDIDQIASNTVAKVDKTTEIIGTNTGSVQTITFLEKLSPEQQERIKARVPQLVDQFVTDQNALLDFGQSAVEDVNGTVNRILTEQKKLQIPQVDDLLKNTNRELQGFVTKYKNAEIAELEEKPNFLQKLFKKSQNSLQEFYFDSKTVEQKLDGMAAAVVKQEDVLARNIVSAEMLIEDNTKSIENLVGVISFIEASQTEAGNRAAELKAQVDQLDATTVEYQMKSQELARMAEVVNTLEQQHTEYVSRLYVAWTTTPQMRNLVKVSSDMRQKLGMLRRNTIPTMKLSIAQLGILQQSIKSGVVADAISNANNAALQMLAETSKEVIPQMEQIAQSPTVAVESVTKLAESLVAQNQGIVAAIELGRQKRAQLETTIVKSAEMINDSVKLRDEKIVQALLDQGKAAQKEVQE; from the coding sequence ATGACAGAATTTAATTTTGATATTGATCAGATTGCCAGTAATACAGTGGCTAAAGTGGACAAAACCACTGAAATCATCGGGACCAACACAGGTTCAGTCCAGACCATCACCTTTCTTGAAAAGCTAAGTCCTGAACAGCAAGAGAGAATCAAGGCGCGTGTCCCTCAGCTGGTGGATCAGTTTGTCACAGACCAAAATGCTCTCTTGGACTTTGGTCAATCAGCGGTGGAAGATGTCAATGGTACGGTTAACCGTATCTTGACCGAGCAGAAGAAACTGCAAATTCCACAGGTGGATGATTTGTTGAAAAATACCAACCGCGAACTCCAAGGTTTTGTAACCAAGTACAAGAATGCTGAAATTGCAGAATTGGAAGAAAAGCCAAACTTTTTGCAAAAATTGTTTAAAAAGAGCCAAAATAGTCTACAAGAATTTTATTTTGACTCAAAAACAGTGGAGCAAAAACTAGATGGTATGGCTGCAGCAGTGGTCAAGCAAGAAGATGTGCTTGCTCGAAATATTGTTTCTGCTGAGATGTTGATTGAGGACAATACCAAATCCATTGAAAATCTAGTGGGAGTTATTTCCTTTATCGAAGCCAGCCAGACAGAAGCTGGGAATCGCGCTGCAGAATTGAAGGCTCAAGTTGATCAATTAGATGCAACAACGGTAGAATACCAGATGAAGTCCCAAGAATTAGCTCGTATGGCTGAAGTGGTCAATACACTGGAACAACAACATACAGAGTATGTCAGCCGCCTTTACGTAGCTTGGACGACGACTCCACAGATGCGCAATCTTGTCAAAGTTTCGTCAGATATGCGTCAAAAATTGGGCATGCTTCGCCGCAATACCATTCCAACAATGAAACTCTCGATTGCCCAACTTGGTATTTTGCAACAATCAATCAAATCAGGGGTCGTAGCGGACGCCATCTCCAATGCCAATAATGCAGCCCTTCAGATGTTAGCTGAAACCAGCAAGGAAGTGATACCGCAGATGGAACAGATTGCCCAAAGTCCAACAGTCGCCGTCGAATCTGTCACCAAGCTGGCTGAAAGTCTTGTTGCTCAAAACCAAGGCATTGTCGCAGCGATTGAGTTGGGACGTCAGAAACGTGCCCAACTAGAGACAACGATCGTCAAATCTGCAGAAATGATCAACGATTCTGTCAAACTCCGCGATGAGAAAATCGTCCAAGCCCTTCTAGACCAAGGAAAGGCTGCGCAGAAAGAAGTACAAGAATAA
- the rpmG gene encoding 50S ribosomal protein L33, translating into MRVNITLEHKESGERLYLTSKNKRNTPDRLQLKKYSPKLRKHVVFTEVK; encoded by the coding sequence ATGCGCGTAAATATTACACTTGAACACAAAGAATCTGGTGAACGCTTGTACCTTACTTCTAAAAACAAACGTAACACTCCAGACCGTCTTCAATTGAAGAAATACTCACCAAAACTTCGCAAACACGTTGTGTTTACAGAAGTTAAATAA
- the rpmF gene encoding 50S ribosomal protein L32, with amino-acid sequence MAVPARRTSKAKKNKRRTHYKVTAPSVNFDETTGDYSRSHRVSLKGYYKGRKIAKAASAE; translated from the coding sequence ATGGCAGTACCTGCACGTCGCACTTCAAAAGCGAAGAAAAACAAACGTCGTACACACTACAAAGTAACAGCTCCATCTGTAAACTTTGACGAAACTACTGGAGATTACTCACGTTCTCACCGTGTATCACTTAAAGGATACTACAAAGGACGTAAAATCGCTAAAGCTGCATCAGCTGAATAA
- a CDS encoding PTS ascorbate transporter subunit IIC: MAEAKKKQIPLRLSTKLYAALASWAEDDFRSVNGQIEYLLTECVKQRKKDGKYVSETIDEPFEIDI, translated from the coding sequence ATGGCTGAAGCTAAAAAAAAGCAGATTCCCCTTCGACTCTCAACAAAGTTATACGCTGCACTCGCATCATGGGCAGAAGACGACTTTCGTTCAGTCAATGGGCAAATCGAATATCTCCTCACAGAATGTGTCAAGCAACGGAAGAAAGACGGAAAATACGTATCAGAAACCATTGACGAACCATTTGAGATTGATATTTAA
- a CDS encoding SPFH domain-containing protein, with protein MTEKLINSKPNGVFALILIELALVLGVFVFIMGAGSENIFGIIIGLLLILISVLAHAGLKVVKPQEALVLTLFGNYTGTIKEPGFYFVNPFSIAVNPANHTRLGQSGDVSTKSPFSGMKSSNGNDVNLEIGKKQISLKVMTLSNSRQKINDCLGNPVEIGIAVTWRVVDTAKAVFNVDNYKEYLSLQCDSALRNIVRIYPYDVSPNVDTTGDGQADEGSLRGSSEIVANRIREEIQSRVEDAGLEILEARITYLAYAPEIAAVMLQRQQASAIIDARKMIVDGAVGMVEMALERLNEGELVELDEERKAAMVSNLLVVLCGNHDAQPIVNAGSLY; from the coding sequence ATGACTGAAAAGCTCATCAATTCAAAACCAAATGGTGTATTCGCATTGATTCTAATTGAGTTAGCACTCGTACTTGGTGTTTTTGTATTTATAATGGGTGCTGGTTCAGAAAACATTTTCGGAATTATTATCGGTCTTTTATTAATCTTAATTTCAGTTCTAGCTCATGCTGGTTTAAAAGTTGTCAAACCTCAGGAAGCTCTGGTTTTGACCCTCTTTGGTAATTATACAGGTACCATCAAAGAACCTGGTTTTTATTTTGTCAATCCTTTTAGCATAGCAGTCAACCCTGCAAACCACACTCGACTTGGTCAAAGTGGTGATGTTAGCACAAAATCTCCTTTTTCAGGAATGAAATCATCAAATGGCAATGATGTAAACCTTGAAATTGGCAAGAAACAGATTTCCCTCAAGGTTATGACCTTGAGTAATTCTCGCCAAAAAATCAATGATTGTCTAGGAAATCCCGTAGAAATCGGTATCGCGGTAACTTGGAGAGTTGTCGATACCGCTAAGGCAGTCTTCAACGTTGATAACTACAAGGAATATCTCTCTTTGCAGTGTGATAGCGCCCTTCGTAATATTGTCCGCATCTATCCTTACGATGTGTCTCCTAATGTGGATACTACGGGTGACGGGCAAGCAGATGAAGGAAGTCTCCGTGGCTCTAGCGAAATTGTAGCTAACCGTATTCGTGAAGAAATCCAAAGTCGCGTAGAAGATGCCGGCTTGGAAATCCTTGAAGCACGTATCACTTATCTAGCTTATGCACCAGAAATTGCAGCTGTTATGCTTCAACGTCAACAAGCATCAGCTATTATTGATGCACGTAAGATGATTGTAGATGGTGCTGTAGGAATGGTTGAAATGGCACTAGAACGTCTCAATGAAGGAGAATTGGTAGAGCTTGACGAAGAACGAAAAGCTGCCATGGTTTCAAATCTCTTAGTCGTTCTCTGTGGCAATCATGATGCACAACCAATTGTCAACGCAGGAAGTCTTTACTAA
- the ilvD gene encoding dihydroxy-acid dehydratase has translation MTELDKRHRSSIYDSMVKSPNRAMLRATGMTDKDFETPIVGVISTWAENTPCNIHLHDFGKLAKEGVKSAGAWPVQFGTITVADGIAMGTPGMRFSLTSRDIIADSIEAAMGGHNVDAFVAIGGCDKNMPGSMIAIANMNIPAIFAYGGTIAPGNLDGKDIDLVSVFEGIGKWNHGDMTAEDVKRLECNACPGPGGCGGMYTANTMATAIEVLGMSLPGSSSHPAESADKKEDIEAAGRAVVKMLELGLKPSDILTREAFEDAITVTMALGGSTNATLHLLAIAHAANVDLSLEDFNTIQERVPHLADLKPSGQYVFQDLYEVGGVPAVMKYLLANGFLHGDRITCTGKTVAENLADFADLTPGQKVIMPLENPKRADGPLIILNGNLAPDGAVAKVSGVKVRRHVGPAKVFDSEEDAIQAVLSDEIVDGDVVVVRFVGPKGGPGMPEMLSLSSMIVGKGQGDKVALLTDGRFSGGTYGLVVGHIAPEAQDGGPIAYLRTGDIVTVDQDTKEISMAVSEEELEKRKAETTLPPLYSRGVLGKYAHIVSSASRGAVTDFWNMDKSGKK, from the coding sequence ATGACTGAATTAGATAAACGTCACCGCAGTAGCATTTATGACAGCATGGTTAAATCACCAAACCGTGCTATGCTTCGTGCGACTGGCATGACAGATAAGGACTTTGAAACACCGATTGTGGGGGTGATTTCGACTTGGGCGGAAAATACACCATGTAACATCCACTTGCATGATTTCGGGAAATTGGCTAAAGAAGGTGTCAAATCTGCAGGTGCTTGGCCTGTTCAGTTTGGAACCATTACCGTAGCGGACGGGATTGCTATGGGAACGCCTGGTATGCGTTTCTCTCTAACATCTCGTGATATCATTGCGGACTCAATCGAGGCGGCAATGGGCGGTCATAACGTCGATGCCTTTGTCGCTATCGGTGGATGTGACAAGAACATGCCTGGTTCCATGATTGCCATTGCCAACATGAATATCCCAGCTATTTTTGCCTATGGGGGAACCATTGCACCTGGAAACCTTGATGGCAAAGACATCGATTTGGTTTCTGTATTTGAAGGGATCGGAAAATGGAACCACGGTGACATGACAGCTGAGGACGTGAAACGTCTCGAATGTAATGCCTGCCCTGGCCCTGGTGGCTGTGGTGGTATGTATACAGCTAATACCATGGCGACTGCTATCGAAGTTCTCGGTATGAGTTTGCCAGGATCTTCATCTCACCCAGCTGAATCAGCTGATAAGAAAGAAGATATCGAAGCAGCAGGACGTGCTGTTGTTAAGATGTTGGAGCTCGGTCTCAAACCTTCAGATATCTTGACTCGTGAAGCTTTTGAAGATGCCATTACAGTAACTATGGCACTCGGTGGTTCTACAAATGCCACTCTTCACTTGCTTGCTATAGCCCATGCTGCTAATGTTGACTTGTCACTTGAAGACTTCAATACGATCCAAGAACGTGTGCCTCACTTGGCCGACTTGAAACCATCTGGTCAGTATGTCTTCCAAGACCTCTATGAAGTCGGTGGGGTTCCAGCGGTTATGAAATATCTCTTGGCGAATGGCTTCCTTCACGGAGACCGTATCACATGTACTGGTAAGACAGTTGCTGAAAACTTGGCTGACTTTGCAGATCTTACTCCAGGTCAAAAAGTCATCATGCCACTGGAAAATCCAAAACGTGCAGACGGACCATTGATTATCTTGAACGGGAACCTTGCTCCTGATGGTGCGGTTGCCAAGGTATCAGGTGTTAAAGTGCGTCGTCACGTTGGACCAGCTAAGGTCTTTGACTCAGAAGAAGATGCTATCCAAGCTGTCTTGTCAGATGAAATCGTTGATGGCGACGTTGTCGTTGTTCGTTTTGTTGGACCTAAGGGTGGTCCTGGTATGCCTGAGATGCTGTCACTTTCATCCATGATTGTTGGTAAAGGTCAAGGAGACAAGGTTGCCCTCTTGACAGACGGACGCTTCTCTGGTGGTACTTATGGTCTGGTTGTTGGACATATCGCTCCTGAAGCTCAGGATGGTGGACCGATTGCCTACCTCCGTACAGGTGATATCGTTACAGTTGACCAAGATACCAAAGAAATTTCCATGGCCGTATCGGAAGAAGAACTTGAAAAACGCAAGGCAGAAACAACCTTGCCACCACTTTACAGCCGTGGTGTCCTCGGTAAATATGCCCACATCGTATCATCTGCTTCTCGTGGAGCCGTGACAGACTTCTGGAATATGGACAAGTCAGGTAAAAAATAA
- a CDS encoding metal-sulfur cluster assembly factor: MRDDIKINDRALALQDQIIEKLEKVFDTDVELDVYNLGLIYEINLDETGICKIVMTFTDTACDCAESLPIEIVAGLKQIEGIEDVKVEVTWSPAWKITRISRYGRIALGLPPR; encoded by the coding sequence ATGAGAGACGATATCAAAATCAATGACCGCGCTTTGGCCTTACAAGACCAAATTATCGAAAAACTAGAGAAGGTTTTTGATACAGATGTGGAATTGGATGTTTACAATCTGGGCTTGATTTATGAAATCAATCTAGATGAAACAGGTATCTGCAAGATTGTCATGACCTTTACCGACACTGCCTGCGATTGCGCCGAAAGCCTGCCTATCGAAATCGTGGCCGGTCTGAAACAAATCGAGGGTATCGAAGATGTCAAGGTTGAAGTTACCTGGTCGCCTGCCTGGAAGATCACACGAATCAGTCGCTACGGACGTATTGCCCTTGGACTGCCACCCCGTTAA
- a CDS encoding helix-turn-helix domain-containing protein — translation MEQIGKVFRQLRESRNISLRQATGGQFSPSMLSRFETGQSELSVGKFLFALENISASVEEILFLARGFQYDTDSELRKEITDILNPKNIAPLEDLYRKEYQKHADSQNKQKHILNAIMIKSYMKSMDETVELTAEEGKVLHDYLFSTEIWGIYELNLFSVSSPLLSVPLFTRYVREMVRKSDFLTEMKGNRNLFHTMLLNGFLASIECEEFTNAYYFKRVIEEHFYKENETYFRIVYLWAEGLLDSKQGRVKEGQKKMEDAVHIFEMLGCNKSAEYYRKTTDC, via the coding sequence ATGGAGCAGATTGGAAAAGTCTTTAGACAATTACGAGAGTCAAGAAATATCTCGCTGAGACAAGCAACTGGGGGACAATTTTCGCCGTCCATGTTGTCCCGATTTGAAACAGGTCAGAGTGAACTTTCGGTGGGAAAGTTTCTGTTTGCCCTAGAAAATATATCTGCGAGTGTAGAGGAAATCCTCTTTCTGGCGAGAGGTTTTCAGTATGATACAGATTCTGAGTTGAGAAAAGAAATCACAGATATCTTGAATCCAAAGAACATAGCACCTCTCGAGGACTTGTATCGTAAGGAGTATCAAAAGCATGCCGATTCTCAAAATAAACAGAAACATATTCTAAATGCCATTATGATCAAGTCTTATATGAAGAGCATGGATGAAACGGTAGAGTTAACAGCAGAGGAAGGAAAAGTCCTTCATGATTACCTGTTTTCCACCGAGATTTGGGGAATCTATGAACTCAATTTGTTCTCAGTTAGTTCCCCACTCTTATCTGTTCCTCTTTTTACTAGATATGTACGAGAAATGGTCCGAAAATCTGATTTTCTAACGGAAATGAAGGGAAATCGGAACCTATTTCACACCATGCTACTGAATGGTTTTTTAGCCAGCATTGAGTGTGAAGAATTTACCAATGCCTATTATTTTAAACGTGTTATCGAAGAGCATTTCTACAAGGAAAACGAGACCTATTTCCGAATTGTTTATTTGTGGGCGGAAGGTCTCCTTGATAGCAAGCAAGGTAGAGTTAAGGAGGGTCAGAAAAAGATGGAAGATGCTGTCCATATTTTTGAGATGCTTGGCTGTAACAAATCTGCCGAATACTATAGAAAAACGACCGATTGTTGA
- a CDS encoding transporter yields the protein MKLLFRNPAYRILTLSRFFNAFGASIFNLVFIVYASTLPQASFAVAMANIVMILPTLFTVFVGIRADYTRDKVKWMTYSGLFQALLFFLAALVLGQASLFAFSSLCLINVISDVISDFAGGLRMPLIKEKVAENDLMEAYSFSQFITYISAIGGQAFGVWLLGLSVNNFSLVAGINACFFLVSAFILFLGKSKLSLSMSSADGEKLKNEKLSIKDQFLTIYRNLRLVFLKGGQKNFGFMIFAVLLINALGGALGSIYNIFFLSHSLLNFSYTEALFINQFCVLVAIIISSLTGNDYFGKQSLPRLMMWATVGLSLIGLANVFNQVVLGLLFLFSTLYVSGKVQPKISAMLMKNLAPDVLARTSNFLGLLFTLSVPLGTACFSLVAVWSMQLTWMLFVGLSLLAILLTVINLKNDI from the coding sequence ATGAAACTATTGTTTAGAAATCCAGCTTATAGAATTTTGACTTTGTCACGATTCTTCAATGCTTTTGGTGCTTCGATTTTTAACCTGGTATTTATCGTCTATGCATCGACCTTGCCACAAGCCTCTTTTGCTGTTGCTATGGCGAATATTGTCATGATTCTTCCGACTCTCTTTACAGTTTTTGTAGGGATTCGGGCAGATTACACGAGGGACAAGGTCAAATGGATGACCTATAGCGGTTTGTTTCAGGCTCTTCTCTTTTTCCTAGCAGCTTTGGTACTTGGTCAAGCCAGTCTCTTTGCCTTTTCCAGCCTGTGTTTGATTAATGTCATCAGTGATGTGATCAGTGATTTTGCAGGTGGTTTGCGCATGCCTCTTATTAAGGAAAAAGTGGCTGAAAATGATCTGATGGAGGCTTATTCTTTTTCCCAGTTTATCACCTATATTTCAGCTATTGGTGGTCAAGCTTTCGGAGTCTGGCTCTTAGGTCTATCGGTCAATAATTTTTCTCTCGTTGCGGGAATCAATGCCTGCTTTTTCCTAGTATCAGCCTTTATTCTCTTTTTAGGAAAAAGCAAATTGAGTCTGTCAATGTCATCTGCTGATGGTGAAAAACTAAAAAATGAGAAGCTTTCTATCAAAGACCAGTTCCTAACAATTTACCGAAATTTACGTCTCGTTTTTCTTAAAGGTGGACAGAAAAACTTTGGTTTCATGATCTTTGCTGTCTTGCTTATTAATGCCTTGGGTGGGGCTTTAGGAAGCATCTATAACATCTTCTTTTTGAGCCATTCTCTCTTGAATTTTTCTTACACAGAGGCACTATTTATCAATCAATTCTGTGTTTTAGTAGCAATCATAATCAGTAGCCTTACGGGCAATGATTATTTTGGGAAGCAGTCTTTGCCTAGATTGATGATGTGGGCGACCGTAGGACTCAGTCTAATTGGTCTAGCTAATGTATTCAATCAAGTCGTACTTGGTTTACTATTTCTCTTTTCAACTCTGTATGTGTCTGGTAAAGTTCAACCAAAGATTAGTGCCATGCTCATGAAAAATCTAGCTCCAGATGTTCTAGCTCGTACCAGTAATTTTTTAGGTTTATTGTTTACCTTATCAGTACCTCTTGGTACAGCCTGTTTTTCACTTGTAGCCGTATGGAGTATGCAGTTGACTTGGATGCTATTTGTTGGTCTTTCCTTGCTAGCTATTCTTTTGACAGTTATTAATCTCAAAAATGATATTTGA